The following are encoded together in the Bacillus cereus group sp. RP43 genome:
- a CDS encoding sigma 54-interacting transcriptional regulator, which translates to MHTEEINFKQIIEMNALYEALLNELDIGIHIINEESKTIIYNRKMMEIESMDRLDVLYKSPLEVFAFEENKNSTLIEALKFGKTKKNIKQTYFNNKGQEITTINDTFPIIENGKIKGAIEISKEISHLKQTMKTNLSRKQNTKFTFDHIIGDSKAIQSVITEARRVIRTPSSILIIGETGTGKELFAQSIHNESQRSTKPFISQNCAAIPETLMESLLFGTNRGAFTGAIDKPGLFEEANGGTLLLDEINSLSPTLQAKLLRAIQEKTIRRIGGTQEKEIDVRIIATINEDPLEAIAHNRLRQDLYYRLSVVTLCLPPLRERKEDIAYLVQHFIEKYNIQFDLSVKDVDLNVNNFFYKYEWPGNVRELEHIIEGSMNLIENEDIITAFHMPTHFRELAKKELNMQTPLTSHNTDTPQTLKHIIEEMEKKYIHQILKENKGNISQAAKFLGLSRQNLQYRIKKLHLHI; encoded by the coding sequence ATGCATACAGAAGAAATTAATTTTAAACAAATTATTGAAATGAATGCGCTATATGAAGCTTTACTCAATGAACTCGATATCGGGATTCATATTATTAATGAGGAAAGTAAAACGATTATCTATAACCGTAAAATGATGGAAATTGAATCAATGGACCGCTTAGATGTGCTATATAAAAGTCCTTTAGAGGTATTTGCATTTGAAGAAAATAAAAATAGTACTCTTATAGAGGCATTAAAATTTGGAAAAACAAAAAAAAATATAAAACAAACGTATTTTAACAATAAAGGGCAAGAAATTACGACGATTAATGATACTTTCCCTATAATAGAAAATGGAAAAATTAAAGGCGCTATTGAAATTTCAAAAGAGATTAGTCATTTAAAGCAAACAATGAAAACAAACCTTTCTCGCAAACAAAATACTAAGTTTACCTTTGATCACATAATTGGTGATTCTAAAGCGATTCAATCTGTCATTACAGAAGCAAGAAGGGTAATACGTACGCCCTCCTCCATACTTATCATCGGAGAAACAGGGACTGGTAAAGAGCTATTTGCGCAAAGCATCCATAATGAAAGCCAGCGCTCAACAAAACCATTTATTTCGCAAAACTGTGCCGCTATACCAGAAACCTTAATGGAAAGTTTACTATTTGGTACAAATCGAGGTGCTTTTACAGGAGCAATAGATAAACCTGGTTTATTTGAAGAAGCAAACGGTGGGACCTTGTTATTAGATGAGATCAACTCATTAAGTCCAACACTTCAAGCTAAATTGCTGCGGGCTATACAAGAAAAAACAATACGAAGAATTGGAGGCACACAAGAAAAAGAAATTGATGTTCGTATTATAGCAACTATTAATGAAGATCCTCTTGAAGCCATAGCACACAATCGATTAAGACAAGACTTATATTACCGATTAAGCGTTGTTACTTTATGTCTTCCACCTTTACGGGAACGAAAAGAAGATATTGCATATCTTGTTCAACACTTTATTGAAAAATACAATATCCAATTTGATCTTAGCGTAAAAGATGTAGATTTAAACGTAAATAACTTCTTCTATAAATACGAGTGGCCTGGTAATGTGAGAGAACTAGAACATATAATTGAAGGATCCATGAACTTAATAGAAAATGAAGATATCATTACAGCGTTCCATATGCCAACGCACTTTCGCGAACTAGCAAAAAAGGAACTCAATATGCAGACTCCGCTAACTAGTCATAATACTGATACGCCACAAACTTTAAAACATATAATCGAAGAAATGGAAAAGAAATATATCCATCAAATTCTTAAAGAAAATAAAGGTAATATCTCACAAGCCGCAAAATTTTTAGGATTGAGCAGACAAAACTTACAATATCGAATTAAAAAATTGCATTTACACATATGA
- a CDS encoding DUF4064 domain-containing protein, whose protein sequence is MKRTAEFVLGLIGGIFGILCAFIALFIGGVGAAVEADGANQIIGLGWAAVALSILGIVGCVMVKSKAKVGGIMMTIAAIGGFICISIVYLLPGVLLLIGGLMGIFRKDKTTASA, encoded by the coding sequence ATGAAAAGAACAGCAGAGTTTGTATTAGGATTAATCGGTGGTATATTCGGGATTTTATGTGCATTCATCGCTTTATTTATCGGAGGTGTAGGAGCAGCAGTTGAAGCTGACGGAGCTAATCAAATTATTGGATTAGGCTGGGCTGCTGTAGCTCTTTCAATATTGGGGATTGTTGGATGTGTTATGGTTAAGAGCAAAGCTAAAGTAGGTGGCATTATGATGACTATCGCTGCCATTGGTGGATTTATTTGTATTTCTATTGTTTACTTATTACCAGGTGTTTTATTATTAATCGGAGGATTAATGGGGATTTTCCGAAAAGATAAGACTACTGCATCAGCATAA
- the truA gene encoding tRNA pseudouridine(38-40) synthase TruA, translating into MNNYKLTIQYDGARYKGWQRLGNNDNTIQGKIESIISEMVGKEIEIVGCSRTDAGVHALNQVANFKSDEKLVEHKVKKYLNQYLPNDISITSVEEVSDRFHARYNSKAKTYLYKIWNEEHTHPFMRKYSMHVNKQLNVKSMKEAAKHLVGSHDFTAFSNAKSKKKSMVREVYTLEVSEESGFVQIRISGNGFLHNMVRKIVGALIEVGLGQLDAEAIPQILEDKQRNQINCLAEASGLYLENVEF; encoded by the coding sequence ATGAACAATTATAAATTAACAATTCAGTATGACGGTGCACGATATAAAGGGTGGCAACGTCTTGGTAACAATGACAATACGATTCAAGGAAAAATCGAAAGCATAATATCTGAAATGGTCGGGAAAGAAATTGAGATTGTCGGCTGTAGTAGAACGGATGCTGGTGTACACGCTTTAAATCAAGTAGCTAACTTTAAAAGTGATGAGAAGTTAGTAGAACATAAAGTGAAAAAATATTTAAATCAATATTTACCAAATGATATTAGTATTACGAGTGTAGAAGAAGTTTCAGACCGCTTTCATGCTCGTTACAATTCTAAGGCGAAAACATATTTATATAAAATTTGGAATGAAGAGCATACGCACCCATTTATGCGTAAATATAGCATGCACGTTAATAAACAATTAAATGTGAAAAGCATGAAAGAAGCTGCGAAACATTTAGTTGGTTCTCATGACTTTACTGCTTTTTCGAATGCGAAGTCTAAGAAAAAGTCTATGGTCCGAGAAGTATATACGCTTGAGGTTTCCGAAGAATCAGGATTTGTACAAATTAGAATAAGTGGTAATGGATTCCTTCATAACATGGTGCGAAAAATTGTTGGAGCATTAATTGAAGTTGGATTAGGGCAATTAGATGCAGAAGCAATTCCGCAAATTTTAGAGGATAAGCAGAGAAATCAAATTAATTGCCTTGCTGAGGCGAGTGGATTGTATTTGGAGAATGTTGAGTTTTAG
- a CDS encoding S-layer protein, protein MKKWLALFVFGIVSLFATSAYAESYETTKTLKVYESRSFNSPVKKELQPGERVYVTNRHPSGWWRFSGGFIAPEGAQVEINRTFEAFDWINMDSAKHVFGPQTVIARDGTLRGEILIDTYLGQKWTSVNGMPQIMQQNFAAYSSPEAKNPDVWFAPQTVNILQTKENGWSLINTYLGAKWIVRYPHVEHINRDFYGYNEPKYMHHGVKFSAQSVRVLQQGENGWKKIKADVGEKWIAPQGSYYYVPNVFTAFDQPLGRAIGSFTPQTVFVVEESTTSFGWLKIRTYLGDTWIRTNRN, encoded by the coding sequence ATGAAAAAATGGTTGGCATTATTTGTTTTTGGAATCGTTTCTTTATTCGCAACTTCTGCGTATGCGGAATCGTATGAAACAACAAAAACATTAAAAGTGTATGAAAGCCGCAGTTTTAATTCACCTGTGAAAAAAGAACTTCAGCCAGGAGAAAGAGTTTATGTTACAAATCGACATCCTAGTGGATGGTGGAGGTTTAGTGGAGGATTTATTGCTCCTGAGGGTGCTCAAGTAGAAATTAATCGGACTTTTGAAGCTTTTGATTGGATTAATATGGACAGTGCGAAGCACGTATTTGGTCCTCAAACTGTTATTGCACGTGATGGTACACTGAGAGGTGAGATTCTAATTGATACATATTTGGGGCAGAAGTGGACAAGTGTAAATGGAATGCCGCAAATAATGCAGCAGAATTTCGCAGCATACAGTAGCCCGGAAGCTAAAAACCCAGATGTTTGGTTCGCTCCACAAACAGTTAATATTTTGCAGACAAAAGAAAACGGTTGGTCTTTAATTAATACGTATTTAGGAGCAAAGTGGATTGTTCGTTATCCACACGTGGAACATATTAATCGTGATTTTTATGGATACAATGAACCTAAGTACATGCATCACGGTGTGAAATTTTCAGCTCAATCTGTAAGAGTACTTCAACAAGGAGAAAATGGTTGGAAGAAAATCAAGGCTGATGTTGGAGAAAAATGGATTGCACCACAAGGGTCTTATTACTATGTACCAAATGTCTTTACAGCATTTGATCAACCTTTAGGTAGAGCGATTGGAAGTTTTACACCACAAACGGTATTTGTAGTTGAAGAATCTACAACGTCATTTGGGTGGTTAAAGATTCGAACTTATTTAGGAGATACTTGGATTCGTACGAATAGAAACTAG
- the rlmD gene encoding 23S rRNA (uracil(1939)-C(5))-methyltransferase RlmD, with protein MIQKQQESKLEVGQTFPVTIKRLGINGEGVGYFKRQVVFIPGALPGEEVVAEATKIQRGFAEAKVKKVRKSSPHRVKAPCSVYEECGGCQLQHLDYKEQLNQKRDIVVQAFEKYMNDNLEEKIRPTLGMENPWHYRNKSQLQVGRKDEKVITGLYKQNSHQLIDISHCIIQHKATNEATKVVRRILEKLNVSIYNEKKQKGLVRTIVTRTAVQTGEVQVTLITTKEELPNKDQFIAEVQKQMPSVKSIMQNVNWRKTSVIFGDKTFKLAGKEVIQETLGDLSFELSARAFFQLNPEQTVVLYDEAKKAAALTGNEKIVDAYCGVGTIGLWLANDAAEVRGMDVIPEAIEDAKKNAKRHGFTNTKYEAGKAEQWLPKWVKEGWRPDVIVVDPPRTGCDDKLLETILKVKPKQVVYVSCNPSSLARDVNALMKSYEVEYVQPVDMFPHTAHVENVVRLKLK; from the coding sequence ATGATACAAAAGCAACAAGAGAGTAAGTTGGAAGTTGGTCAAACGTTTCCTGTGACAATTAAACGTCTTGGGATTAACGGAGAAGGCGTTGGTTATTTTAAGAGACAAGTTGTTTTCATTCCAGGGGCATTACCAGGAGAAGAAGTTGTTGCTGAAGCAACGAAAATTCAGCGTGGCTTCGCTGAAGCGAAAGTGAAAAAAGTTCGTAAATCATCACCACATCGTGTGAAAGCACCATGTTCAGTATATGAGGAGTGTGGTGGCTGTCAATTGCAGCACTTAGATTATAAAGAACAATTAAATCAAAAGCGTGATATCGTTGTACAAGCATTCGAGAAGTATATGAATGACAATCTAGAAGAGAAAATTCGCCCGACGCTTGGTATGGAAAATCCATGGCATTATCGTAATAAAAGTCAATTGCAAGTGGGGCGTAAAGACGAAAAGGTTATTACAGGGTTATATAAGCAAAACTCACATCAGTTAATTGATATTTCTCATTGCATAATTCAACATAAAGCAACGAATGAAGCGACAAAAGTTGTAAGACGTATATTAGAAAAGTTAAATGTTTCTATTTACAATGAGAAAAAACAAAAAGGTTTAGTACGTACAATTGTGACACGTACTGCAGTTCAAACAGGGGAAGTACAAGTCACACTTATTACAACAAAAGAAGAATTACCAAATAAAGATCAATTTATCGCAGAAGTACAAAAACAGATGCCAAGTGTTAAATCAATTATGCAAAACGTAAACTGGCGTAAAACATCTGTTATTTTCGGTGATAAAACATTTAAATTAGCTGGAAAAGAAGTAATTCAAGAAACACTAGGTGATTTATCATTTGAGTTATCAGCACGCGCATTCTTCCAACTAAATCCAGAACAAACGGTTGTTTTATACGATGAAGCGAAAAAAGCAGCTGCTTTAACAGGAAACGAGAAGATTGTGGATGCATATTGCGGTGTCGGTACCATTGGACTTTGGCTTGCGAATGATGCAGCAGAAGTACGTGGTATGGATGTAATTCCAGAAGCGATCGAAGACGCAAAGAAAAATGCAAAACGCCACGGATTCACAAATACAAAGTATGAAGCTGGTAAAGCGGAACAATGGTTACCAAAGTGGGTAAAAGAAGGATGGCGTCCAGATGTCATTGTTGTCGATCCACCGCGTACAGGTTGCGATGATAAATTACTTGAAACGATTTTAAAAGTGAAACCGAAACAAGTTGTTTACGTATCTTGTAACCCATCATCGTTAGCACGTGATGTGAACGCATTAATGAAGAGTTATGAAGTGGAATATGTACAACCAGTTGATATGTTCCCACATACAGCTCATGTGGAGAATGTAGTTAGATTAAAGTTGAAATAA
- a CDS encoding DNA-3-methyladenine glycosylase — translation MWSEHVTLEYPYHFEEVLKRLSFDPLNVIQLDEKVIYVPLFIDEEQIVVRLQGIGTVQNPQFWISSQAGDQEKVMKRMRSIFHWNEPFQNIQDHFLNTSLRPLFEAYAYTPIILEFDYFACLLRCIIHQQINLKFATVLTDQFVKRYGTEKNGVFFFPTPERVANISIEELREQKFSQRKAEYIVGLAKHIAGGKLDLARIENETEEEVSAQLLPIRGIGAWTVQNFLMFGLGRKNMFPEADIGIRRALQGIFQLDNKPDDAFLEKVKQECEPYCSYAALYLWKSIE, via the coding sequence ATGTGGAGCGAACATGTTACGTTAGAATATCCGTACCATTTTGAAGAAGTGCTAAAACGTTTATCTTTCGACCCGTTAAACGTCATTCAATTAGACGAGAAAGTAATTTATGTTCCGCTTTTTATAGACGAAGAACAAATTGTTGTTCGTTTGCAAGGGATTGGTACTGTTCAAAATCCACAGTTTTGGATTTCTAGTCAGGCAGGAGATCAAGAGAAAGTAATGAAACGAATGAGGTCCATTTTTCACTGGAATGAACCGTTTCAAAATATACAAGATCATTTTTTAAACACATCATTACGTCCACTGTTTGAAGCATATGCTTATACTCCAATTATATTAGAATTTGATTATTTCGCTTGTCTTCTTCGTTGTATTATTCATCAACAAATAAATTTGAAATTTGCTACGGTGCTAACCGATCAATTTGTAAAACGATATGGGACAGAGAAGAACGGCGTTTTCTTTTTCCCAACACCAGAAAGAGTAGCGAATATTTCAATAGAGGAATTGAGAGAGCAGAAGTTTAGTCAGCGAAAAGCCGAATATATAGTAGGATTAGCAAAACATATTGCAGGCGGTAAATTAGATTTAGCAAGGATAGAAAACGAAACAGAAGAAGAAGTATCGGCACAATTGTTACCAATAAGGGGTATTGGAGCATGGACAGTGCAAAACTTTTTAATGTTTGGGCTTGGCCGGAAAAACATGTTCCCGGAAGCAGATATCGGGATTAGGCGTGCACTTCAAGGTATATTTCAATTAGATAATAAGCCTGATGATGCATTTTTAGAAAAAGTGAAACAAGAGTGTGAACCATATTGCAGTTATGCAGCGTTATATTTATGGAAAAGTATAGAGTAG
- the pdaA gene encoding delta-lactam-biosynthetic de-N-acetylase — protein sequence MKYKWLYIGLIFSIMMALVPVSTFAYTNTPHNWGIPRPKNETVPDAGKLYTELLQKNGGFYLGDTKKKDIYLTFDNGYENGYTGKILDVLKEKKVPATFFVTGHYIKTQKDLLLRMKNEGHIIGNHSWSHPDFTTVNDAKLREELTSVTEEIKKVTGQKEVKYVRPPRGVFSERTLALTKEMGYYNVFWSLAFLDWKVDQQRGWQYAHNNVMTMIHPGSVLLLHAISKDNAEALAKIIDDLREKGYHFKSLDDLVKSNQP from the coding sequence ATGAAATATAAATGGTTATATATAGGTCTCATTTTTTCAATTATGATGGCACTTGTTCCAGTTTCAACATTTGCTTATACGAATACACCACATAACTGGGGAATCCCACGTCCTAAAAATGAAACGGTGCCAGATGCAGGGAAACTATATACAGAATTACTACAAAAAAATGGTGGGTTTTATTTAGGAGATACGAAGAAAAAAGATATTTATTTAACATTTGATAATGGATACGAAAATGGATATACAGGAAAGATTTTAGATGTATTAAAGGAGAAAAAAGTACCAGCAACTTTCTTTGTGACGGGACATTATATAAAAACACAAAAAGATTTATTATTAAGAATGAAAAATGAAGGACATATTATTGGTAATCATTCTTGGAGTCATCCAGATTTTACAACAGTAAATGATGCAAAACTTCGTGAAGAATTAACGAGCGTAACGGAAGAGATTAAAAAAGTAACAGGGCAAAAAGAAGTGAAATATGTACGCCCTCCGCGAGGTGTATTTAGCGAAAGAACATTAGCTCTTACGAAAGAAATGGGATATTATAACGTGTTTTGGTCGCTTGCATTTCTTGATTGGAAAGTAGATCAGCAAAGAGGATGGCAATACGCTCATAATAATGTAATGACTATGATTCATCCAGGATCTGTTTTGTTACTTCATGCAATATCAAAAGATAATGCAGAAGCACTTGCGAAAATCATTGATGATTTGCGCGAGAAAGGGTATCATTTTAAAAGCCTAGATGATTTAGTAAAAAGCAATCAACCGTAA
- the fumA gene encoding class I fumarate hydratase has protein sequence MEKLQESMYQLVVETSTNLPKDVRRAIQQAKERENAGTRSAMALGTITNNIKMADDNISPICQDTGMPTFKIYTPVGVNQLKVKEAIYSALERATKDGKLRPNSVDSLFGDNSGNNLGPGTPVIKFEQWEKDYIDARLILKGGGCENKNIQYSLPCEIEGLGRAGRDLEGIRKCLLHAVYQAQGQGCSAGVIGVGIGGDRTSGYELAKNQLFRTLDDVNPVPELHKLEEYVLENANKLGIGTMGFGGETTLLGCKIGVYNRLPASFYVSVAYNCWAYRRLGVTIHPETGEIMNWLYQEGEDTLQQDAAQEQTEQREIVLQAPITEEQIRELRVGDVVTINGMMYTGRDAIHKHLMDNDCPVDLNGQIIYHCGPVVVKDENDNWQIKAAGPTTSIREEPYQGDIMKKFGIRAVIGKGGMGAKTLAALEEHGGVYLNAIGGAAQYYAECIKEVKDVDFLQFGIPEAMWHLRIDGFKAVVTMDSHGKSLHADVDKTSLEKLASFKEPVFK, from the coding sequence ATGGAAAAGCTTCAAGAAAGCATGTATCAACTAGTTGTTGAAACGTCAACGAACTTACCGAAAGATGTTCGTCGTGCGATTCAACAAGCGAAAGAGCGAGAAAACGCAGGGACTCGTTCAGCGATGGCACTTGGCACAATTACGAATAACATTAAAATGGCAGATGATAATATTTCGCCGATTTGCCAAGATACAGGGATGCCAACGTTTAAAATTTATACACCAGTTGGTGTGAATCAATTAAAAGTGAAGGAAGCTATCTATAGTGCGCTTGAGCGGGCGACAAAAGATGGTAAACTTCGTCCAAACTCTGTTGATTCTCTTTTTGGAGACAATAGCGGAAACAATTTAGGACCAGGTACACCTGTTATTAAGTTTGAACAATGGGAAAAAGATTACATTGATGCACGTTTAATTTTAAAAGGCGGCGGTTGTGAGAATAAAAATATTCAATATAGCTTGCCTTGTGAAATAGAAGGACTTGGACGAGCTGGGCGTGATTTAGAAGGAATTCGTAAATGCCTTCTTCATGCAGTATATCAAGCGCAAGGCCAAGGGTGTAGCGCAGGGGTAATCGGCGTCGGTATCGGGGGAGACCGCACATCAGGTTACGAATTAGCAAAAAATCAATTATTCCGTACATTAGATGATGTAAATCCAGTTCCAGAATTACACAAGCTTGAAGAGTATGTATTAGAGAATGCGAATAAGCTTGGCATCGGTACGATGGGATTTGGCGGAGAAACAACTTTATTAGGTTGTAAAATCGGAGTATATAATCGTTTGCCAGCGAGCTTCTACGTATCTGTTGCGTATAATTGTTGGGCATATCGTCGTCTTGGCGTAACAATTCATCCTGAAACAGGTGAAATTATGAATTGGTTATACCAAGAAGGTGAAGATACACTTCAGCAAGATGCTGCGCAAGAACAAACAGAGCAGCGTGAAATCGTATTACAAGCTCCAATTACAGAAGAGCAAATTCGTGAACTTCGTGTTGGTGATGTTGTTACAATTAACGGCATGATGTATACAGGACGTGATGCGATTCATAAACATTTAATGGATAACGATTGTCCAGTAGATTTAAATGGACAAATTATTTATCATTGTGGTCCAGTTGTAGTGAAAGATGAAAATGATAATTGGCAAATTAAAGCGGCAGGTCCAACGACAAGTATTCGTGAAGAGCCATATCAAGGCGATATTATGAAAAAGTTCGGTATTCGTGCTGTAATTGGTAAAGGTGGTATGGGTGCTAAAACATTAGCTGCTTTAGAAGAACACGGTGGTGTGTACTTAAATGCAATTGGTGGTGCAGCACAATATTATGCTGAATGTATTAAAGAAGTGAAAGATGTTGATTTCTTACAATTCGGTATCCCAGAGGCAATGTGGCATTTACGTATCGATGGTTTTAAAGCTGTTGTAACGATGGATTCTCATGGTAAAAGTCTACATGCTGATGTTGATAAAACATCACTTGAAAAATTGGCGAGCTTTAAAGAACCTGTATTTAAGTAA
- a CDS encoding SE1561 family protein has product MGKAIQDKDTQLVYLKERLNMFIEVIDTIEPEEVELEDVDRLLAMLDELELKCEQFKKDE; this is encoded by the coding sequence ATGGGAAAAGCAATTCAAGATAAAGATACACAATTAGTATATTTAAAAGAGCGTTTAAATATGTTCATTGAAGTAATTGATACAATTGAACCTGAAGAAGTAGAGTTAGAAGATGTAGATCGTCTTCTTGCGATGTTAGATGAATTAGAATTAAAATGTGAGCAATTTAAAAAAGACGAATAA
- the yfkAB gene encoding radical SAM/CxCxxxxC motif protein YfkAB, whose amino-acid sequence MTISQIMKPITPSYDPWEAYMDLEEYGKLLLTNVEFTTTTLCNMRCEHCAVGYTLQPKDPNPLPMELLLKRLDEIPHLRSLSITGGEPMLSKKSVDNYVTPLLKYAHERGVRTQINSNLTIDLARYEQIIPYLDVLHISHNWGTIDDFVEGGFAMMERKPTYEQRAKLFERMITNSKALSEAGVLVSAETMLNKRTLPHIEHIHRQIVEEMGCKRHEVHPMYPSDFASTLEILTKEEIRNAVEHLLEIRDENVWMLFGTLPFYACSDNEHDLATLKKLHESKNVTVRNDPDGRSRLNVNIFDGNIIVTDFGDVPLLGNVQTNTLQEAYDKWCDSKTAKSLSCHCPAVKCLGPNVLVKNSYYPKEDFLSKTSNIML is encoded by the coding sequence ATGACGATATCACAAATAATGAAGCCGATTACTCCTTCTTACGATCCATGGGAAGCGTATATGGACCTTGAAGAGTACGGCAAACTACTATTAACAAACGTTGAGTTTACAACGACGACGTTATGCAATATGCGTTGCGAGCATTGCGCTGTTGGTTACACATTACAGCCGAAAGATCCAAATCCGCTTCCGATGGAGCTTTTATTAAAACGATTAGATGAGATTCCTCATTTACGTTCTTTAAGTATTACAGGCGGAGAACCTATGCTTTCAAAAAAATCCGTCGACAACTATGTAACACCACTCTTAAAATACGCCCATGAACGAGGCGTTCGCACTCAAATCAACTCAAACTTAACTATAGATTTAGCACGTTACGAACAAATTATTCCCTACTTAGATGTATTGCACATTTCACATAACTGGGGAACAATCGATGACTTCGTTGAAGGCGGATTTGCAATGATGGAGCGTAAGCCTACTTATGAACAGCGCGCTAAATTATTTGAAAGAATGATTACAAATAGTAAAGCTCTATCAGAGGCAGGTGTACTCGTATCAGCCGAAACTATGTTAAACAAACGAACTCTACCACATATTGAACATATTCACCGTCAAATTGTTGAAGAAATGGGCTGTAAACGTCATGAAGTGCACCCGATGTATCCGAGTGACTTCGCTAGCACACTTGAAATTTTAACAAAAGAAGAAATTCGAAATGCAGTTGAACATTTATTAGAGATCCGTGATGAAAATGTGTGGATGTTATTCGGAACATTACCTTTCTATGCATGTAGTGATAATGAACATGATTTAGCTACACTAAAGAAATTACATGAAAGTAAAAATGTAACTGTCCGCAATGATCCAGATGGTCGTTCTCGTTTGAACGTAAATATTTTCGATGGAAATATTATCGTGACCGACTTCGGTGATGTCCCGCTTCTAGGTAATGTACAAACAAATACGCTACAAGAAGCTTACGACAAATGGTGTGACTCAAAAACAGCAAAATCATTAAGTTGCCATTGTCCTGCTGTGAAATGCCTTGGACCAAATGTTCTTGTAAAAAATAGCTACTATCCAAAAGAAGATTTCTTATCAAAAACATCAAACATTATGTTATAA
- a CDS encoding YfkD famly protein codes for MKRVYSICLSTMVSFILLFPNSSFAKTTVEVKMPSSVLNISKDNTFPNDAQDLPRLQPSKFAQELLKTANIKIENPDLIRMFNETTISNAPLAVGYRAKIYLGQWALNYESIDTSINWEYKQVNRNVYDNRGGDRLYPLRYKQETQKTIEGDLTADMKDAADVKKMMLLKALEKVQLPLSFKTTIGYGTGHERVYNISPSQLGYLYAYTPAVNEKGKVTFGEVYLVLKGNQKRLVVKNITSQGIGAAIPIHDHLFFKFVSSSHAQ; via the coding sequence GTGAAACGAGTATACAGCATATGTCTTTCAACCATGGTCTCGTTTATTTTATTATTTCCTAACAGTAGTTTTGCAAAGACAACGGTAGAAGTAAAAATGCCTTCATCTGTTTTAAATATTTCAAAGGATAATACATTTCCAAATGACGCACAAGATTTACCGCGTTTACAGCCAAGTAAGTTTGCTCAAGAACTATTGAAAACAGCAAATATCAAAATTGAAAATCCTGATTTAATTCGAATGTTTAATGAAACAACAATTTCGAATGCACCGCTTGCGGTAGGGTACCGGGCGAAAATTTATTTAGGTCAATGGGCATTAAATTATGAGTCGATAGATACATCGATTAATTGGGAATATAAGCAAGTAAATCGAAATGTATATGATAATCGCGGAGGTGATCGCTTATACCCACTTCGCTATAAGCAAGAAACCCAAAAGACAATCGAAGGTGATTTAACAGCAGATATGAAAGATGCTGCAGATGTGAAAAAAATGATGCTTCTAAAAGCGCTTGAAAAAGTACAATTGCCACTTTCATTTAAAACAACTATTGGTTATGGTACTGGACATGAGCGTGTTTATAATATTAGTCCAAGTCAACTTGGATATTTATATGCGTATACACCAGCAGTAAATGAAAAAGGAAAAGTAACATTTGGAGAAGTCTACCTTGTGTTAAAAGGGAATCAAAAAAGGCTTGTCGTGAAAAATATTACATCTCAAGGAATCGGAGCTGCTATTCCAATTCATGATCATTTATTTTTCAAATTTGTTTCTTCATCGCACGCACAATGA